A genomic stretch from Setaria italica strain Yugu1 chromosome VII, Setaria_italica_v2.0, whole genome shotgun sequence includes:
- the LOC101778724 gene encoding indole-2-monooxygenase codes for MREMVAAPQAWLLLLFPLVLLLLARSFSLARWFRANGARDRRQQRKELDDDHRLPPSPPALPVLGHLHLVGSLPHVSLRNLARKHGMDLMFLRLGAMPVLVASSPRAAEAVLRTHDHVFASRPQSLVAEVIMYGPSDVGFAPYGDYWRRVRKLVTTQLLSVKKVQSFRHAREEEVGRVMAKIGEAAAAGVAVDVGDLLSSYTNDLACRAVMGNCSSFHTEGRNKLFRELVSDTSPLLGGFNIEEFFPFLARFGVLSKVVRAKSERLRRRWDELLEPLIDDHERQYDAPAAAASDAKGYDFIHVLLSVREEYGLTREQMKALLLDVFFAGIETSAAVLEFTIAELMRRPHLMKKLQAEVRSSVPKEADAVTEPDLAGMTYLRAVIKESHRLHNVTPLLAPRVSMASCNIDGYTIPAGVQVLINTWAIGRDARFWGDDAEEFIPERFIGDASAAHVSFKGNDFQFLPFGSGRRMCAGMNFGMAAVELMLANFVYCFDWELPPGKQGHDIDMAEVFGLVVKRKEKLLLVPKFRVY; via the exons ATGCGCGAGATGGTGGCGGCTCCGCAAGCGTGGCTCCTGCTGCTCTTCCCTCTCGTCCTCCTCTTACTCGCGCGCTCCTTCTCGCTGGCAAGATGGTTCCGTGCCAACGGCGCGAGGgaccggcggcagcagcggaaGGAGCTGGACGACGACCACCGCCTCCCGCCTTCCCCTCCGGCGCTGCCGGTCCTCGGCCACCTCCATCTCGTCGGCTCGCTCCCTCACGTCTCCCTCCGGAACCTCGCCAGGAAGCACGGCATGGACCTCATGTTCCTCCGCCTCGGCGCGATGCCCGTGCTCGTCGCGTCGTCGCCACGCGCCGCCGAGGCGGTGCTGCGCACGCACGACCACGTGTTCGCGTCCCGGCCGCAGTCCCTCGTCGCCGAGGTCATCATGTACGGCCCGTCCGACGTCGGCTTCGCGCCCTACGGTGACTACTGGCGGCGGGTCAGGAAGCTCGTCACCACGCAACTGCTCAGCGTCAAGAAGGTGCAGTCGTTCCGCCACGCCCGCGAGGAAGAG GTGGGCAGGGTGATGGCCAAGATcggcgaggcggccgccgcgggcgtGGCCGTGGACGTGGGGGACCTGCTCAGCTCGTACACCAACGATCTTGCGTGCCGCGCCGTGATGGGCAATTGCAGTTCCTTCCACACCGAGGGCCGGAACAAGCTGTTCCGGGAGCTCGTCTCCGACACGTCTCCGCTCCTGGGCGGCTTCAACATCGAGGAGTTCTTCCCGTTCCTTGCTCGCTTCGGCGTGCTCAGCAAGGTGGTCCGCGCCAAGTCGGAGAGGCTGAGGAGGAGGTGGGACGAGCTGCTGGAGCCGCTGATCGATGACCACGAGAGGCAGTAtgatgcgccggcggcggcggcgagtgatGCGAAGGGCTATGACTTCATACATGTTTTGCTCTCCGTTCGAGAGGAGTACGGCCTCACAAGAGAACAGATGAAAGCTCTCCTGCTT GACGTGTTTTTCGCGGGGATAGAGACATCAGCCGCGGTGCTCGAGTTCACCATCGCCGAGCTCATGCGGAGGCCACACCTGATGAAGAAACTGCAAGCTGAGGTGAGGAGCAGCGTCCCCAAGGAAGCAGACGCTGTCACCGAACCCGACCTAGCCGGCATGACTTACCTGAGGGCTGTTATAAAGGAGTCTCACCGGCTACACAACGTGACTCCGTTGCTCGCGCCGCGTGTCTCTATGGCTAGCTGCAACATCGATGGCTACACGATCCCAGCTGGGGTACAGGTCTTGATCAACACCTGGGCCATCGGCAGGGACGCCCGATTCTGGGGGGACGATGCCGAGGAGTTCATCCCCGAGAGGTTCATCGGTGATGCCAGCGCTGCACATGTTAGCTTCAAAGGTAACGATTTCCAGTTCCTGCCTTTCGGGTCTGGACGGAGGATGTGCGCTGGAATGAACTTCGGGATGGCCGCCGTAGAGCTGATGCTGGCGAACTTTGTGTACTGCTTTGACTGGGAGCTGCCGCCGGGGAAGCAGGGGCATGACATTGATATGGCAGAAGTGTTCGGGCTCGTGGTGAAGCGGAAAGAGAAGCTTCTCTTAGTACCAAAATTTCGTGTATATTAG
- the LOC101779140 gene encoding indole-2-monooxygenase has protein sequence MANLAEQFVHEMWTAPRAWLLLLLPLFLLLLRSWWATLFGLGANRARDHHQQQQQQQQRDGHHRLPPSPPALPVLGHLHLVGSLPHVSLRDLAGRHGPDLMLLRLGSLPVLVVSSPRAAEAVLRTHDHVFASRPHSLVGEVVLYGPSDVGFAPHGDYWRRARKLITAHLLSARRVQSFRHAREGEVGAVVGRIAEAAAAGAAVDAGELLSSFANDLVCRAVMGASFRSEGRNRLFRQLVCDTTPLLAGFNVEELFPFLARFGVLKKVVRARSERLRRRWDELLDRLIQDHESKYEPMAASDPKDDDDFIHVLLSVRQDYGLTRDQMKGLLLDVFVGGIDSVSSTLEFTIAELMRKPRVMEKLQAEVRSSTPTGQEIVSEDDLKSMPYLRAVTKESLRVHNVTPLLAPHLSMASCSVDGYAIPAGVQVLINAWAIARDARYWGEDAEEFVPERFIDGGSAVDVSFKGSDFQFLTFGSGRRMCAGMNFAVATVEVMLANLVHRFDWELPPGKEGRDIDMSQVFGLVVRRKEKLLLVPKLRA, from the exons ATGGCGAACCTAGCAGAGCAGTTTGTGCACGAGATGTGGACGGCTCCACGGGCGTGGCTtttgctcctcctccctctcttcctcttacTCCTACGCAGCTGGTGGGCAACGCTGTTCGGCCTCGGCGCCAACAGAGCGAgggaccaccaccagcagcagcagcagcagcagcagcgagacggccaccaccgcctcccaccTTCGCCACCGGCGCTCCCCGTCCTGGGCCACCTGCACCTCGTCGGCTCCCTCCCGCACGTCTCCCTCCGGGACCTCGCCGGGAGGCACGGCCCGGACCTCatgctgctccgcctcggctcCTTGCCGGTGCTCGTCGTCTcgtcgccccgcgccgccgaggcggtGCTGCGCACGCACGACCACGTGTTCGCGTCCCGCCCGCACTCCCTCGTCGGCGAGGTCGTCCTGTACGGCCCCTCCGACGTTGGCTTCGCGCCGCACGGGGACTACTGGCGCCGGGCGAGGAAGCTCATCACCGCGCACCTGCTCAGCGCCAGGAGGGTGCAGTCCTTCCGCCACGCCCGCGAGGGAGAGGTGGGCGCGGTGGTGGGCCGGATCgccgaggcggccgccgcgggcgcggccgtCGACGCGGGCGAGCTCCTAAGCTCGTTCGCGAACGACCTGGTGTGCCGCGCCGTGATGGGCGCGTCCTTCCGGAGCGAGGGCCGGAACAGGCTGTTCCGGCAGCTCGTCTGCGACACCACGCCGCTGCTGGCTGGTTTCAACGTCGAGGAGCTCTTCCCGTTCCTGGCTCGCTTCGGCGTACTCAAGAAGGTGGTCCGCGCCAGGTCCGAGAggttgaggaggaggtgggACGAGCTGCTCGACAGGCTCATCCAGGACCATGAGAGCAAGTACGAGCCGATGGCGGCGAGTGATCCGAAGGATGACGATGACTTCATACACGTTCTGCTCTCCGTTCGGCAGGATTACGGCCTCACAAGAGACCAAATGAAAGGCCTCCTGCTT GACGTGTTCGTCGGGGGAATCGACTCGGTATCTTCGACACTCGAGTTCACCATCGCGGAGCTCATGCGGAAGCCACGCGTGATGGAGAAGCTGCAAGCCGAGGTGAGGAGCAGCACGCCCACGGGACAAGAGATCGTCAGCGAAGACGACCTGAAGAGCATGCCCTACCTGAGAGCCGTCACGAAAGAGTCACTCCGGGTGCACAACGTGACGCCGCTGCTGGCGCCGCACCTGTCCATGGCCAGCTGCAGCGTCGACGGCTACGCGATCCCTGCCGGGGTGCAGGTCCTGATCAACGCCTGGGCCATTGCCAGGGACGCGCGCTACTGGGGCGAGGACGCCGAGGAGTTCGTCCCCGAGAGGTTCATTGATGGCGGCAGCGCTGTGGATGTTAGCTTCAAGGGGAGTGACTTCCAGTTCCTGACTTTCGGGTCCGGACGAAGGATGTGCGCCGGGATGAACTTCGCCGTGGCCACCGTAGAGGTGATGCTGGCGAACCTGGTGCACCGTTTCGACTGGGAATTACCACCGGGGAAGGAGGGGCGCGACATTGATATGTCACAGGTGTTCGGGCTTGTGGTCCGACGGAAGGAGAAGCTTCTCTTGGTTCCAAAATTACGTGCATAG
- the LOC101779543 gene encoding indole-2-monooxygenase, giving the protein MANLAQQFMLELTAPRAWLLLLLPLFLLLARYSLSAKSARKMKQQQQDDHVPPSPPALPVLGHLLLVGPLPHVSLRSLARKHGHDLMLLRLGAMPVVVVSSPRAAEAVLRTHDHVFASRPLSLVAEVVMYGSSDIGFAPNGDYWRKVRKLVTTHLLTVKRVQSLRHAREEEVSTVMARIGEAVAAGAAVDVGDLLGSFTNDLACGAVMGKSSRSKDRNKLFRQLVVDTSPLLGGFNVEEFFPFLARFGVISKLVRAKSERLRIRWDELLDRLIDDHEKKHNKPMSAASDPKDEDDDFIHILLSVRQEYGLTRENMKAILLDVFFGGIDTAASVLEYTVIELIQRPQVMRRLQAEVRSIVPSGQDIVSEADLNSMAYLRAVIKESLRLRPVTPLLAPHFSMASCSIDGMVVPAGVRVLINIWAIGRDPRFWQDAEEFIPERFLDGGSAAGVSFKGNDFQFLPFSAGRRQCPGMNLGMAAVEVMLANLVHRFDWEMPPGKEARDIDMTEEFGLVVHRKEKLLLVPKLVRV; this is encoded by the exons ATGGCGAACCTAGCACAGCAGTTCATGCTTGAGCTGACGGCTCCACGAGCATGGTTGCTTCtgctcctccctctcttcctcttgcTTGCACGCTACTCGCTCAGCGCCAAGAGTGCGAGGAAgatgaagcagcagcagcaggacgaCCACGTACCGCCTTCACCTCCGGCGCTGCCGGTCCTCGGGCACCTCCTCCTCGTGGGCCCGCTCCCGCACGTCTCCCTCCGGAGCCTCGCCAGGAAGCACGGCCACGACCTCatgctcctccgcctcggcgccatgccggtcgtcgtcgtctcgtcgccgcgcgccgccgaggcggtACTGCGCACGCACGACCACGTGTTCGCGTCCCGGCCGCTCTCCCTCGTCGCCGAGGTCGTCATGTACGGCTCCTCGGACATCGGCTTCGCGCCGAACGGGGACTACTGGCGGAAGGTGAGGAAGCTCGTCACCACGCACCTCCTCACCGTCAAGAGGGTGCAGTCACTACGCCACGCCCGCGAGGAAGAA GTGAGCACGGTGATGGCTCGGATCGGCGaggcggtcgccgccggcgcggcggtggacgTGGGCGATCTGCTCGGCTCGTTCACGAACGACCTGGCCTGCGGCGCCGTTATGGGCAAGTCATCCCGGAGCAAGGACCGGAACAAGCTGTTCCGGCAGCTCGTCGTCGACACGTCCCCGCTTCTAGGCGGATTCAACGTCGAGGAGTTCTTCCCGTTCCTCGCCCGCTTCGGCGTGATAAGCAAGTTGGTCCGCGCCAAGTCCGAGAGGTTGAGGATAAGGTGGGACGAACTGCTGGACAGGCTGATCGATGACCACGAGAAAAAGCACAACAAACCGATGTCAGCAGCGAGTGATCCGAAGGACGAGGATGACGACTTCATACACATCTTGCTCTCTGTTCGGCAGGAGTACGGCCTTACCAGAGAGAACATGAAAGCTATCCTGCTT GATGTGTTTTTCGGGGGAATAGACACAGCAGCTTCGGTACTGGAATACACCGTCATTGAGCTCATACAGAGGCCACAAGTGATGAGGAGACTCCAAGCCGAGGTGAGGAGCATCGTGCCCAGCGGACAGGACATCGTCAGCGAGGCCGACCTGAACAGCATGGCCTACCTGAGAGCCGTCATAAAGGAGTCGCTCCGGCTGCGCCCCGTGACGCCGCTCCTCGCGCCGCACTTCTCCATGGCCAGCTGCAGCATCGACGGGATGGTGGTCCCCGCCGGTGTTCGCGTTCTGATCAACATCTGGGCCATCGGCAGGGACCCGCGCTTCTGGCAGGACGCGGAGGAGTTCATCCCCGAGAGGTTCCtcgacggcggcagcgcggcgggcgTCAGCTTCAAGGGGAACGACTTCCAGTTCCTGCCCTTCAGCGCCGGCCGCAGGCAGTGCCCCGGGATGAACTTGGGGATGGCCGCCGTCGAGGTCATGCTGGCGAACCTCGTGCACCGATTCGACTGGGAGATGCCGccggggaaggaggcgcgcgaCATCGACATGACCGAGGAGTTCGGGCTGGTGGTGCACAGGAAGGAGAAGCTCCTATTAGTTCCGAAACTAGTACGTGTGTAG